The genomic region tattggtcgtattgcgcactacaagggatgtttaatgattaggtgatatccgtaaggattcgtttggttcggtttcatcgtttcgggttgttgaccctaGGTTGAGGCTTGGTTGCCttgagcgttgtactcggtaatagtacgctaagggaatgatatctcggtacgaggttagttgagttttcccgatgttagggtaggagcatggttttagtgctcggattgtggacttgagaagtcgcgggtgacgatttagttgtggaaggcgattcgttggaaagaattgcttaggaagtcggattgagacttatgtcgaggaccgtagggtgaggtctgtttggttaagtgatgaggatcacgaggacgtgatcgagtttaagtgggggagagttgtaagacccgaatatttattttgtatacttgtttattaaaggcatatgagatcgggcttcgttgaatatttatatatattaaaattggaaaagagctgaatctgtcaatctgcgcgccgcgcaaagcggccgcgcgccgcgcaaacgcgctgacaaaacctatcttgttttatttattttaaatgaagggtatttgggtaatttcacatggagccggatttgtgggcattatcagttggtttagatccaactttggatcatttcacatccattcatcatcctcatccattgtgagagagagagagaggtctagagagagatttgaggttttggggaagaagaagctcgaatcgatcaaagtctcgggttttaaagttgttcctttcgttctcggccacgcggtgatagtattggtaagctcaaactccgaatttcatctatttaatttgatattcaagttagggttttgagttaatttgttgtaatacccctttaggtgatgaaatgggtttagtgatgctagtaatcgggtttattgttaattgttggtggattttgggttggtgaacaattggccatgtttagaacttgaaatttagtttaatcactttagttagcgattatggaagtattggaacccattggaggttgtttggttgactaactttgactttgggtcaaattagggtttggtggtgactatgacccgattggcgatttaatgaggtttataaacttaaaatggattaagttgaagtatagaaccgagttaaatgtgttttggtgtcaaaacttgtaaaggatgagattttggcctttatgggtcaaaattagggtttaagtgtcaaaatgggtatgacacgtgtttaacacttgagttcgggtttaattggcatactatgaccattctcacttgtgttagtgattattggttggtttgggtacggtttgtgcttggaagtgcatttgggtcgaaatggcactaagtgacgaattgggttaatttgtgaatccaatctaattgtgttgtggtatttgtgataatggaataggtattttccattggcgagttgcggtttacttggaagctttcttcaagacttcaaggtgagtgataatatcctatatgcatatgtatgtgtaggatgggtgcgggtcgggtgaagtgattctcggttatagagctcacttcacatataggtggatttgaaggacttgtgtatgagtccaattggcacgtttgtgcgtcttggttgaccatctttggcgaagtacacgtttgtgtgcatgttatcacacttggttgtgatttggttgttataaccctaatggcgaagggttgatatggttgtgtggtggattttataatcccgtgaccgtgggttttagtattgtgaaatgaatctcgggtagtgcggattcatggtgactcgggttgttcggtcaccttattggaggtaatgaatctcgggtagtgcggattcatgatgactcgggttgttcggtcatcttatggttgagaagtgaatttcgggttgtgcgaattcacaaggctcgggttgttcggccaatgttcgtgtgtttgaggttaaggggttaaccttgttcgtttatattgttatatatatattaatgtgttgttgtgttgtagctaaccctccgggtgtagctatttggcgatgtttactttgtcgttgatggactatcttttgtgttgtatctttagctcgttgcttagatcgtacggtatgcttagtgtagatgctttatacttggatgccccggtatgcggtatttgtttgtgtggcgtattcattttatacatatatatgtatgtagtatgttatcattcactaagcattagcttaccctctcgttgttgactctttttatagatcgcatgcggatatggtggctcgggtaagcgcgaggactagaagacgtgcatagttgctttagtgacttgcttttggatcatttaggattgggtagcgtatccccaatcgccatgctcggctttgtattgcattaaagtcttttggtcaaatattgtatttcggtacttaaggtggtaaaatgggtcgttgtgggacccgcttcgtaaacttaattttattaattaaacgtgttagttttatatgtatgaattcatggttaaaagcgttttggctaaaaacgtcgggaacgggtcaaacattttggcattttaagtaaaacgggacagcgggctgccagacaagttctgcgcgccgcgcaactgggtcagtcagcaaatttttttttttttttgtcatgaaatttaacggggttttatacgcggtatggtttgggttgttacattgcttatcgtgtcgaaccatatgagatttaagtttaaatttggtcggaaattttcgggtcgtcacagtacctacccgttaaagaaatttcgtcccgaaatttgatcgaggtcgccatggctaacaataaaaatgtttttatggcgaatatgagttgataaatagaattttattaccacagagtaatatggataaaataattcggttactcgaagagtacgagtgaagttgtctcaaaagattgagatagagttttaacttctgacgtagtcatcgtgaatttccgaaattcaagggatttaaagaaaatcttcgaaatctaaaagatttgattcttcagcgaataaggaaattaagatctctataattaaatacagtgatctgcctcgattactctgtctgacatttctattataaattaaactcttccgttcccttattctcatcattcctatactttctttcttagttcatacatccaaaagattgtgaaaatgcttaatcccgttctaatccttgatattttcctaattatcatttctgtcatcattcttttcaatcttccaccagaaaaatctgtttacttctactattaccttggggtgatactattcttaattctaccgtgtctttatattgctattcgtattaatatccacggtttgtaacctccgtgttattattgggctttatattttggagctctgtgcctttttattctcttctcgacctctagtaaagcgagtaacggtccagaattcgtaagtatggagtttcgaatgaacttaatgttctaaacaagaaagaacgtaatcgcacgatttgatttgtcaaattacctgaatcactgagaatagaactatcaagaatataccttcttgatatgttcagaagttaagcagaatgaaagagttatgttaacatggcatatgatgacagtagggtctgtgaatcatcatgtttcattagaaactcagcatgacttactgtaatataatcacgttgatcaagtgtcattatattatactaactcatgcttcagttcccaacactacttcaaaacattcatattttaaattcgaagttttacagaatatagaaattaaaacagtttccttttatgatataacacagatagagcggagagataattaatatcggacaagaatatttatgaagatattttcataaatattgaggatattaataaagaaagatacgatgatatcttagaatttcagaatcaaattgtgatggagaaattcattcacgatgatttagagcgattaaggagtaaggtatacgctaaagattttatcagaaacagaatcatcaggattctttatgtacaagtttagtccttgtgatttgttcatagcctccttcataatttcgtataatccgcttttcggtactaaattttctattgagtgtttccaacaatccattcattatcatcatacttttgactgttaagatcgtttacagtttttgctgcttcattcagctttttcaatattccaaGTATTGATTCAcatactgggtgcttttcagaatttcagaatagaataTCATGATTCtaatagataaatgttatatgtatacatatctatatatattgaaatatatatttatctatttacaaatagttgttcgtgaatcgtcggaactggtcgaaagtcaaatgatttcatgaaacagttcaaaatttttaagactcaacattacagactttgcttatcgtgtcgaaccatatgagatttaagtttaaatttggtcggaaattttcgggtcgtcacacttcaCCCTCCCCTCACTCGGCTGTTTCTGACTAATCAATCTCCAAACATTAGATGTGGTATTGCGCAACTTATCACCATTGCTATCTGCCTCTTCATAATTTCCACTACTACTCGCGACTATAAACTTGGTTAGCCTAATGTATCAAATTTCCCACTGCTTTCGGTCGTTATAACCGACCAAACCCATATTTAAACATGGTTCAGTCTATTTAACTAACACTTTGTGCAATAAATATGTAAGATTTATCACCAAAAAATATGTACTAATTCACCATTTATGATTGTTGTGACCTTATTTACTATTCGTTTCAAATAAATAAAAATCAACATCAAAATACCTTTTACAACCACAACCACTGCAACCTATCTCAGAAAGTAAATCAAAAATCCTAGAAAACAAATACTTGTATAAATAGGAAAGAAAGTACATAAAACAATGAAATAAGCAAATGAAAGAAAGATGTTACAGAAATAATACCATCAAATAATTGGGACATCGGATAAAGCCCTAAAACAGTGATGCCCGACCATGGCGGTTACATCAGTGAGACAGTGACCTCAACCGTTTGAGGTAAATCggaacaaaccctaatttttacccCCTATATTCGGTCGATGGTTTGAGGGAAATATAGAAACTGTTAATCACGCCAGACGGCAAAAACATAAACAATCGATTGAACCTCCGCAAAGATAAAGAGGGTTAAACAATCGATTGAAAATCCTGCAGAGAACAATCAATTGGAAAGGAGATAAACAATCGATTGAAAAAGGAGGTAAAAGGAATCGATGCAAAACCGGATGGATGGAGATAAGCGTCGGCGAGAAGGACATACGAATCAGGTGGAGAGCACATGGGAGAAGCGTTGTCAGAGTGGATAGATACGGAGTACAAATTAGGTGGAGATCGGCGGAAGAAGTTAGGTGGATACATGAGTAATTTAGTCCTTTGATATTGTAATACTCTTAATTggttgattaataaaaattaaaaaaagaaaatttaaaaagggaaaaaatttgTGAAAAAACAAGTGAGGACAATGAAATAGTACTGTAACAGCGTGCTGAAGTAACTATGTGAAATAGTATATAGCGATAATATTGAAAAAATTGTTTAAAAATATCGGGAAAATAAAATCTCCTCGTTCCACCTGGGGACACAACGAATATGGGCCTCGCAATATATCAGCAGCTGAGAGATAAGAGATCGCCACGTGTCCACCATCTAGAATGCTCTTCACGGGATTCTTTTCTCAATTTTCATCCCCACTCCGTTTTCTGCCTTCGTTCATGACACGTCCTTATTTTCTTCttaaatttttcattttcattttcatttttttttattaattttatatcAAAATCATCTCTCCAcgaatcaaataaaataaaatcaatttTAACTCATACATACAAACCAATCAAATCACAAATCACAAATCAATCAGAATCACAATCATCTTCGTTTTCCGTTCCTCATGATCCTTTCTTCTCCGTATCCAGATTCGCATCTCTTAGTTTCTCTATAACTTTATTaactttatcatcattattatcataataattatattcattttAGTTAGTTACTGAATATAATTTTCTTAATTGCTCTACTATCGGCGATGGCAATACGTCGTCGTTTACCGCTGTTATTTGTCGCATTATTATGTTTTGTTACACATATCACCGCTAGTGATGGCGATTCTGATCCGATTTACATGTAAGTTCAACACCTAACTTCTGTTACATACAAGCCTATTCTCTGAATCTGAGCTAGcttcattttttttataatttttactacTTTTTTTTTACTTTTGCAAAGTTTGAAACCTTAATTAATGAACTTCAGCGGATTTTGGTCTAGTGTAGATTTTAAGTTAATTGAGCTGAAATTATATAACTAATTTTGCGGAAGCTATATAATTACTCCTACTATTTtacatattgtatattatatatgtTAGGTTAAATATAGACATATAGTGGTCCTGGTATTGAAATTATGAGATATACATGTGGACACTTGGAGGTAATAAACCCTAGACTATAAGGCATGGCATGGGCAGGACAATGCTGTCACATGGCATGCGTTGATTGTTCGAATAATGGACCATAAATAAGTGATTGTTTGTTAAGCTTTGACTTTTTTAGGATGCGAAGATTAGATTACAGTGATTCAGTTCTGAATTAACAGTTGATTTATAGTTAGTAATATGTGGTTGATAAGTTAAACTCTTTAGAAGATTATGAAATGAAGTTTGTTAAGTTCTTCCTTTATGAGATACTTTATCAGGTGAATATGCCGTTTGTGTGTGCCAGTGGATTTGGTTGAACAGTTCCTTAATTTTTGGACTTATAGTATGTTTATAAAGTGATGAAAACACACACTATAAGATAATATTACTTGGTTTAGGTTGTTAAAGGACTAATATCCATTGCTTACAATTTCTGGTTGATCAGAGCTTGTGTTGAGCAATGCGAGAAGACAGGATGTGTGGGGGATGTATGCTTCCAACATTGCAATTTGACATCTGATACGAAAACTATCAACGAACCATGGTATCTACAAGAGCCACTATATATAAAATGGAAAAAATGGGACTGTCTTAGTGGCTGCAGATATCAATGTATGCTTGTTAGGGAAGAAGAAAGGAAAAAAGCTGGAGATAAGCCTGTTAAGTATCATGGAAAATGGCCACTTAATCGTGCGTTTGGGATCGAGGTACAACAAATTGTTGTACTTAATGTTTGCTATTTGGTTATTGATTATTATATGTTGTTTTAATTTTTGAGGAAGATGATTATTGTTCTTGTGTGCAGGAACCTGTTGCAGTGGCTCTCTCTGCTTTTAATCTTGCTGTGCAGTTTCATGGATGGGTATCCTTTTTCATCCTTATAAATTACAAGTTGCCTTTAAGGTCAAATATGCAAACATACTATGAATACATTGGGTTGTGGCATATCTATGGGGCCTTATCGATGAACTTTTTATTTTGGAGTGCTGTGTATCACAGCAGGTAAGAACTGGTTctcttcatctttttttttttttttttttttttttttttttttttatttttttatttttttttttgttttttttttgataCAGTCAGCGTATATGCATTTTGTTCATACGGCATACATATGTTCCTCAGTTTGACTGATAGATATGGTAGATTAGCTGATATATGTACATTTTCAGGGATGTGGAAATAACAGAAAAACTAGATTATTCATCTGCTGCAGCTGTGCTTGGATTCTCTCTCATAGCAGCTTTGTTGCGAGCTTTTAATGCTACACGTGAGGCTACTCGGGTGATGATTTCAGCTCCATTGATTGCTTTCGTGACAACCCATATCTTGTATTTGAACTGCTATAATCTTGATTACGGTTAGCTACTATACCCTCGTTCCCTCTTAAGAAAATGCAAGAACGTATCAAAATCTAATATTAGACTTGTTTCAGGTTTAAATATGAAGGTTTGTGTTACAATGGCAGTAACACAGTTACTTATTTGGGTAATTTGGGCTGGTGTTTCTAACCACCCGTCTCGCTGGAAAATTTGGTTAGTGACAGTTGGAGAAGGTCTAATTATATTCTTTCAAATTTACGACTTTCCACCCTTTTGGGGTTTTTTGGATGCCGATGCTATTTCGCATGCTATCGCAATACCCGTATCCTATATCTGGTGGAGTTTCATTCATGATGACAGTGAACATAGAACAACCGCACTCCTCAAAAAAGCAAAGTAGAACAACAATGTCGAGTGTGGGTGGTGATCGGTTGTTACCAAACATTCAAACGGGTCATAAATTATTTCTTCAGGTAgtgttattgttttttttttttttttgcttgcaTGCTAGTGTTTTATGAAAACGCTATGCATAGCGAGTTTCCTTGTATCAAaagttgggtcaaaatgggttcggGTGTTTTTTAGAGGTTATTGgtcaatttttctttttttttgaaagCTCCAGGCCGTTGGTTTTTACGGATTTGTAAGTTGGTTTCTGTACCGCTTAGTGCGGACTTTCCTTTTGGCTTTGTCTCATGGGGCTTTTGTTTATGTTTATTTTCAGTTTCAATAAGAATAAGAATCCAGTTTGTGTTTTACAACTATTgccattttaatttttttatttgcaTATGATTATTGTTATTTTAACAATATTGGCTGCGCATGGCATATAATGGGTGAGATGGGTAACAGGTCCAAATGGGTAACTATTTTTTACAGGTTAAAACCAGTTGGGTTGGGCAACCTACAACTTTTCCCTTTTCATTCAAGtcattattttttatataaataaattggtTTGCCAAGTATAATTATAAGAATTGCATTGTATCAATTATTAGGTTTTAAAAGTACACTTGATGACTAGTTCTATTTCAAACTATCATCTAATTTCTCAGCTTGACCCTTGAGATTAGACATAAGCCAAAACAACCAATCGGTACTCATTTTAACATGAAATTTGGTAGCATTAATTCGTAAATGCACAAGTAACTTCCTTTTATCTTGCAATATGCCCCTGATTGATAACGCTAATACTCGTCATCTTCCTGATGGGATTGCTTCAATGGAGTTATTTTCTTTTTGTTATGCAACTTAATTACCCTTGGTTGTGAATATTAACTCTCTATCAACTTTAAAAGTTATAATTGTCATGGCTGTACAAGACAAAAAAGCATGTATAAGTTGTGAAAGATTATAATTGCACAGTTAACACACTTTTTGCGCTCCATATATTATTTGTTATAGTATATACTCCGTAAAAGATATATGACTTGCTCCATCCGAGTGTAGAGGAATAACTCCCCCAAAATTCTGCTCTTTCTAATAGAATAGGTTAAAAAGCTACCTTGCCTTCGGTCAAAAGGATAgaaaaatgtaacgacccggattttccgatcgttttatacttatgagattaatatttatataaaataaaccttaccaacatgataagcaatcccaactgttgagacttatgtttttgaaaagagtttcacacaacgtttgaccgtccaatttgaccgatgatatcacgaactatataacacacgataattatacgattatgtatatgtacatatctatacatatttaacatgatttaaggatggtttaacatttcattgtgaactaacaacaatgagttataagtatactttgagatcacaaacttaagttttcaaaacgataactatatgtaacgttctttgacatatatacttacaatctataatgtgttggtgatctatgtcaccaatatgatttatgatttaagtgtaatgggattaatttgtaaccaaaataatcttgataaatatcgaacaagtttggggaagtgtggagtgcacacttgtttgaacttatcttgattatgacgggggttcgggggcagcgcccccgataagcggggtccaaggggtggcaacccctggcggggtccaaggggcagagcccctggctggggtcgagctgccaggtcagcttggaaaattttttttgggctaacattgctttattaaaaatgtcttaaaattttattttggcccggtttgacccaaaaataaaagcccagtttttgagcctcttttacagttataaacccgtccatatttgaattcttgttccgattcctcaaaatttctacaagtatatctagggtatatgtaaccgtatcatacccaacttctatacgtatttactattggtatataccaacaataaacttcaatgatcagccactagacatgatgttacatgtgggaaccagccatttaacctcatgtgtgacttttgtgcaagaaaacaaactaaatctcctatatatccatcccataatcatgctattttgcacacacacacatacaatttcatttccaattttctttcaagttaattcactccctaatctctcttcatttacctactcaagaacgtatcaatatagtcatccgatttcaaggagattactttcaatctttcaattccactccaccactcttttgattccaagatttttcttaccttttccagtagctttgtccaagtaacttgaggtagtaaccttattcataaccttattcgattcatatttatatagctatcttattttgtgttgtaaaattttaacaacaagaacatagtttgagtgatttcaaacttgttcgcaaactaaatagatccttcttatttgattttaaaaaaaacacttcaagacctgtaatatatcatattatgacaaaatcggattaatcatatcttggctaat from Rutidosis leptorrhynchoides isolate AG116_Rl617_1_P2 chromosome 9, CSIRO_AGI_Rlap_v1, whole genome shotgun sequence harbors:
- the LOC139866380 gene encoding uncharacterized protein, whose translation is MAIRRRLPLLFVALLCFVTHITASDGDSDPIYIACVEQCEKTGCVGDVCFQHCNLTSDTKTINEPWYLQEPLYIKWKKWDCLSGCRYQCMLVREEERKKAGDKPVKYHGKWPLNRAFGIEEPVAVALSAFNLAVQFHGWVSFFILINYKLPLRSNMQTYYEYIGLWHIYGALSMNFLFWSAVYHSRDVEITEKLDYSSAAAVLGFSLIAALLRAFNATREATRVMISAPLIAFVTTHILYLNCYNLDYGLNMKVCVTMAVTQLLIWVIWAGVSNHPSRWKIWLVTVGEGLIIFFQIYDFPPFWGFLDADAISHAIAIPVSYIWWSFIHDDSEHRTTALLKKAK